The Gammaproteobacteria bacterium DNA window TCCAAATGGTCTGATCGCCGCTACACCGAGATCGCCAGCCTGGGCTGGTACGCCAGCGACATGCTGCACCAGGTGCTGGACGCGCTCGCGCGCATGGACGCGGAACTTGCGCTGGAGATCGTCAAGAAAGAAGAGGTCGTGGATCGCGAATACGAGATCATCATGCGCCAGATCATCACCTACATGATGGAAGACCCGCGCACCATCACCCGTTCGCTGGAAGCGGCCTGGGCGGCGCGCGCGCTGGAGCGAATCGGCGATCACGCCCGCAATATCGCCGAAGACGTCATTTATCTGGTCAAGGGCAAGGACGTGCGGCACACCGACATGGTCGACGTGGAAGCATCGGTGCATCCGCAAGCGCCGACCTGACTATCGCCTGCATCGACACGCGCCGCCTGACCTCTATAATAGTGGGATGCCCGAGCGCCCATACCTCATTGCTTCCGGCAGGCAAGCAGCCCGCGCCGCGGTAGCCGGCATGGACGGCGCCAGTTCGGCGCTGGCGGTAGGCGCGGTTCCCCCGTGCGAACTGCTTATCAACCGCGAACTCAGCCTGCTGGAGTTCAACCGGCGCGTGCTGGAACTGGCGGAAGACGAGTCGGTACCCCTGCTGGAGCGGCTGCGGTTTCTGTGCATTTCCAGCACCAACCTCGATGAATTCTTCGAAATCCGTGTCGCCGGTCTCAAGCAGCAGGTCGCGCTTGGCATCAGCCGCATCGGCCCGGACGGTCTGTCCGCGCAGGAACAACTCGCGCAGATCTATCCGGCCGCACACGCGCTGGTGGACGATCAGTATCGCATTCTGAACGACATTCTGATCCCGGCGCTGGCCGACGAGGACATCCGCTTCGTGCGCCGCGCGGAATGGAATGAGGCGCAGGCGAAATGGGTACGAAACTATTTTATCCGTGAGCTGTTTCCGGTGCTGAGTCCACTGGGACTGGACCCCTCGCACCCGTTTCCGCGCATTCTCAACAAGAGCCTCAATTTTGTCGTCACCCTGGACGGCAAGGACGCATTCGGACGCGACAGTGGTACCGCGCTGGTGCAGGCGCCGCGTTCGCTGCCGCGCCTCATCCGGCTGCCGGAGCGCATCTCGCGCAAAGGTCATCATCTGGTATTCCTGTCATCGATCCTGCACGAGCACGTGGGCGAACTGTTCCCCGGCATGCAGGTGCTGGGCTGCGCGCAATTTCGCGCCACGCGCAATTCGGACCTGTTCGTGGCCGAGGAAGAGATAGAGG harbors:
- the phoU gene encoding phosphate signaling complex protein PhoU, whose amino-acid sequence is MDTDRQHLTHHISRRFNRELEDLTNRVLRMGGMVEQQLGDALNAVTNGDELLARHVIDHDYQLNEMEVEIDEECVMILARRQPAAGDLRLVFAMLKTITDLERIGDEAKKIAKLALKLAESKWSDRRYTEIASLGWYASDMLHQVLDALARMDAELALEIVKKEEVVDREYEIIMRQIITYMMEDPRTITRSLEAAWAARALERIGDHARNIAEDVIYLVKGKDVRHTDMVDVEASVHPQAPT
- the ppk1 gene encoding polyphosphate kinase 1, translating into MDGASSALAVGAVPPCELLINRELSLLEFNRRVLELAEDESVPLLERLRFLCISSTNLDEFFEIRVAGLKQQVALGISRIGPDGLSAQEQLAQIYPAAHALVDDQYRILNDILIPALADEDIRFVRRAEWNEAQAKWVRNYFIRELFPVLSPLGLDPSHPFPRILNKSLNFVVTLDGKDAFGRDSGTALVQAPRSLPRLIRLPERISRKGHHLVFLSSILHEHVGELFPGMQVLGCAQFRATRNSDLFVAEEEIEDLLIALQGELPSRNYGDAVRLEVADNCPERAARFLLQKFKLQPEDLYRVNGPVNLNRLLAMHGFVDRPDLKYPPFIPALPRTLTSRGNLFERIAKSDILLHHPFQSFAPVVEFVRQAATDPNVLAIKQTLYRTDADSELVELLVAAAVAGKEVTAVIELRARFDEQTN